One Natranaerovirga pectinivora genomic window, ACACTGTTATTTTGTTCATTAGATATGGATTGTACCTTTTCCATGGTTTCAACAGCAGTATTTACATTTCCTTGCAATTCATTAACCATTTCATCAATTGCTTTTGTTGAAGTTGAAGATTGTTCTGCAAGCTTTCTAATTTCTTCTGCAACTACTGCAAAACCTCTTCCCGCATCGCCAGCTCTCGCTGCCTCTATTGCAGCATTTAGTGCCAATAGGTTTGTTTGTTCTGCAATAGATGCAATTACATTACTTGCTTGACCAATCTGATTTGAACTTTTATTTGTTTTTAAAATAACATCGTATATTTCTTTAGTTGCTTCATTACTTTCTTTAGAAATGTTGGTTAAATTCTGAATTTCAGTTAATCCTTCATTAACAGCATTAGTTACTTTCTTAGAAGCAGTATTAAGGTTTTTTAAATACATAAGATCTTTTTCAATTGCATTTCCTAAATTTATAGCCTTAAATGATCCTTCTTCAGTGTTTTTTGCTTGTTCTGATGCACTTTTAGAGATTTCTTCTACTGTCCTAGATACTTCTTCCGCTGCTGTTGAAGATTGTTGTGATATAGCTGTTAATTCTTCTGATGTTGCCGCTACTTGTTCTGAGGAGTCCCTTATCTCTTTTATAATGGATCTCATACTTGTAGTTATCTTTTGTAACGCTCTTGCTAATTCTCCCGTTTCATCTTTTTTTCTAATAAATTCTTCAGGAACATCTTTGGTTATGTCTAAATTAGATATTTCCTCTGAATGATCTATTATTTTTATAATCGGCTTTGTAATTGAATGTCCTAATAGAAAAGTAAATACAATGCTTAGTATAAGTAAAATAATCATAGTCATTGTAATTATTGTTCTTAGTCCTGGTAACTCAGCTAAAACCTCTTCCCTATTGGCTGTAATAATAAATAACCAATCCGTTCCCTCAATTGGTGCATATCCTGCATATAGATTATTACCGTTGAAGGAATAACTACTAACACCTGTTTTTTCACTAATAATTTTTTCGAAGAGCGCTGCAGCTGATTCTAATGTAGCATCTGATTCAGCTTGTAAAATAGGGTTGAATTGATTAAGCACCCTTTCTCTGTCATTATGTGCTATTACAGTCCCTTGGCTATTTATCATATAAGCGTACCCAGTTTCTCCAAAACCTGTGTCATCAGTAATATTACTGAGTGCATACCCATTTCTACGTCCTACTAATACACCTACTATGTTGCCATTATTTTCAATAGGAACTGCATACATTAAGCTCAACTCATTTGTACCT contains:
- a CDS encoding methyl-accepting chemotaxis protein is translated as MKSIKTKLIISFSVLCLVASLILGLISLGVASSSITKEAEKALAALAYEGSRLTNSRIDTQMRTLKLIANSEEIQSMDWKIQLPILQRQLTNTNFVDFAVVVPNGTTYLTSGGTTNLGDRDYIKRAFNGVSNLSDLIIDRGTNELSLMYAVPIENNGNIVGVLVGRRNGYALSNITDDTGFGETGYAYMINSQGTVIAHNDRERVLNQFNPILQAESDATLESAAALFEKIISEKTGVSSYSFNGNNLYAGYAPIEGTDWLFIITANREEVLAELPGLRTIITMTMIILLILSIVFTFLLGHSITKPIIKIIDHSEEISNLDITKDVPEEFIRKKDETGELARALQKITTSMRSIIKEIRDSSEQVAATSEELTAISQQSSTAAEEVSRTVEEISKSASEQAKNTEEGSFKAINLGNAIEKDLMYLKNLNTASKKVTNAVNEGLTEIQNLTNISKESNEATKEIYDVILKTNKSSNQIGQASNVIASIAEQTNLLALNAAIEAARAGDAGRGFAVVAEEIRKLAEQSSTSTKAIDEMVNELQGNVNTAVETMEKVQSISNEQNNSVITSKEKYLVIEVSMKEAEKAVEELTISGEEMENMKNDILETIQNLSAIAEENAASSQEATASMEEQTASIEEIASSSEGLANLAQSLQDVIKRFKV